The proteins below are encoded in one region of Bremerella sp. P1:
- a CDS encoding MJ0042-type zinc finger domain-containing protein: MTTIAKCTNCDSAFKVKDHLVGKAVRCPRCGEAFRVETSGRATKSTAKTTSVAEKNLAERKKQEPSVDPLLVEPSTELASSEGFFDTHEDVDAIYAATVVSAKQKKRQRQLIFMIASSSVAAILLIVGTVVAFQYVYDNADIPLELNIPVNIDVSKLEGNWRPSSDPQWGYTVRMPGEPEISTDDDKVRTLKLRDPQFGTMTLELRKEAHPEWNEFLAKVDRDEVFQGVPAANVMKISSEVTYHTDSVAVHRYILVSKDSRLTKNVAVVHKFSVEGTTITAMWSGKRDRIRSPEVLYFFSSLEILGDKYITH, from the coding sequence GTGACGACGATTGCTAAGTGCACGAACTGTGATTCGGCCTTCAAAGTTAAAGATCATCTGGTCGGCAAAGCTGTCCGCTGCCCTCGCTGTGGAGAGGCATTTCGCGTTGAAACAAGTGGACGTGCCACGAAGTCTACTGCCAAGACAACTTCTGTTGCCGAAAAGAATCTAGCTGAACGCAAGAAACAGGAACCGAGCGTAGACCCACTGTTGGTCGAACCGTCAACAGAGCTCGCTTCATCGGAAGGCTTCTTCGACACACACGAAGATGTCGACGCCATCTATGCGGCCACCGTCGTCTCAGCCAAGCAAAAGAAGCGGCAGCGACAATTAATATTCATGATCGCCAGCAGCAGTGTGGCCGCGATATTGCTTATTGTGGGAACGGTCGTCGCATTTCAATATGTCTACGACAATGCAGACATCCCATTAGAGTTGAACATTCCCGTAAATATTGACGTCTCGAAGCTGGAGGGGAACTGGAGGCCATCAAGCGATCCCCAGTGGGGCTATACGGTCCGAATGCCAGGCGAACCAGAGATATCTACAGATGATGATAAGGTAAGAACTCTGAAACTCCGTGACCCGCAGTTTGGGACCATGACACTCGAACTGCGTAAAGAGGCTCATCCAGAATGGAACGAGTTTTTGGCTAAGGTGGATCGTGACGAAGTCTTCCAGGGTGTACCGGCAGCCAATGTCATGAAGATCAGCTCTGAGGTCACTTATCACACCGATTCGGTAGCCGTGCACCGCTACATCTTGGTGAGCAAGGACAGCCGGTTGACCAAAAATGTCGCGGTTGTCCATAAGTTTTCGGTCGAGGGCACGACAATCACCGCCATGTGGTCGGGGAAACGCGATCGAATTCGTTCGCCCGAGGTTCTCTACTTCTTTTCATCCCTCGAAATACTAGGCGATAAATACATCACGCACTAA
- a CDS encoding TonB-dependent receptor plug domain-containing protein, with the protein MKWIIGWGPPSLGSLCLLAATCWAAPAAAQELVPTEVTSVQQASLQEEVDTADASDDVPDVPPVPDSDVPLLPPVVVQSEPNSGDSQRDYDATFSNATVVTPTATGTEERKFGGTVQVIAREQIEQSDAFTVGEILARQPGVDVVNSGGPGGVRSIFLRGANSQHTKVMIDGSPVNDPSSPSRGFDAANLTLDNVERIEILQGPQSLLYGSEAIGGVVNIITRRGQGPLSGALSAQGGAYGTHREGGYVQGSHGAFDYSFSGSWLDTQSFSAASSGVENDPFEVGALSGAFGVQLTDDTEFVYRLRYTDARARIDDASFSIGVPPTDDPLRLNLTTNFVQRFEINNTLLDGNIQQQFAYDYIEYQRNDRDDIFPANAEGATRQFTYLGTALLWPDHEFSVGVQHWDESATTEFIPSPPASASQYQSGIFFQDQISFWDRLHLTAGVRWDDHSAAGAHQTYRTTAAYEVHETNTRLRASLGTGYRAPALSENLFPFGTANLRPERSRGWEYGIDQSLLDDDVVLGATYFRNDYRDLILFDPMTFTLLNIGQARSHGVELTADWYINPAWTVWGSYTHTDTWDADTGLPLVRRPRDKGTFGITRYFGCDCGSITLAARMVGSRLDARDGSVVLANYNVIDVYGDYWIRPNMRWFYKIDNLFNEQYEEVTGYATSDAAIYSGVEWTF; encoded by the coding sequence GTGAAATGGATTATTGGCTGGGGCCCGCCAAGTTTGGGCTCACTTTGTTTACTTGCCGCGACTTGCTGGGCAGCACCGGCGGCTGCTCAAGAGTTGGTACCGACCGAAGTAACCTCGGTACAACAGGCATCCTTGCAGGAAGAAGTCGATACGGCGGACGCTTCGGACGATGTGCCTGACGTTCCGCCGGTTCCCGATTCCGACGTCCCACTGTTGCCTCCCGTTGTCGTACAGAGCGAACCCAACAGCGGCGATTCCCAACGCGATTACGACGCAACGTTTTCTAATGCGACCGTCGTTACACCAACGGCTACCGGTACCGAGGAACGAAAGTTTGGTGGTACCGTTCAGGTGATTGCTCGCGAACAGATTGAACAGTCGGATGCATTTACCGTGGGCGAGATTCTGGCTCGACAGCCAGGAGTCGATGTCGTGAACTCAGGCGGACCGGGCGGCGTTCGATCCATTTTCCTGCGGGGCGCCAACTCGCAGCACACCAAGGTGATGATTGACGGATCTCCGGTAAATGATCCAAGCAGTCCGAGCCGTGGATTCGATGCCGCGAATCTGACGCTTGACAATGTTGAGCGAATCGAAATCCTGCAGGGTCCGCAAAGCTTGCTCTACGGGTCAGAAGCCATTGGAGGTGTCGTGAACATCATCACGCGTCGCGGGCAAGGCCCTTTGTCGGGTGCGTTATCCGCTCAAGGCGGTGCTTATGGCACGCATCGCGAAGGGGGCTACGTGCAAGGTAGTCACGGCGCCTTCGACTACTCCTTCTCTGGTTCATGGCTGGATACCCAATCATTTTCGGCGGCATCCAGTGGAGTCGAAAACGATCCGTTCGAGGTAGGTGCACTTTCCGGTGCGTTTGGCGTTCAGCTGACCGACGATACAGAGTTCGTTTATCGCCTGCGATACACGGACGCTCGAGCACGGATTGATGACGCGTCGTTTTCCATTGGCGTTCCGCCTACCGATGACCCGCTACGTCTCAATCTGACGACGAACTTCGTTCAACGCTTCGAGATCAACAACACTCTGCTCGATGGAAACATCCAACAGCAGTTTGCCTATGACTACATCGAGTACCAGCGTAACGATCGGGATGATATCTTCCCTGCTAACGCAGAGGGAGCAACCCGTCAGTTTACGTACCTGGGAACGGCACTGTTGTGGCCCGATCATGAGTTTTCAGTCGGTGTTCAGCACTGGGACGAATCGGCGACAACCGAGTTCATTCCGTCACCTCCTGCTTCGGCGAGTCAGTATCAGTCAGGTATCTTCTTCCAGGATCAGATCTCCTTTTGGGATCGTTTGCACCTGACTGCCGGCGTTCGTTGGGATGATCATAGTGCGGCCGGCGCCCACCAAACGTACCGGACAACGGCAGCCTATGAAGTTCATGAAACGAATACCCGACTTCGAGCAAGTCTCGGAACAGGCTATCGGGCACCAGCGTTGTCGGAAAACCTGTTTCCATTCGGCACCGCCAACTTGCGTCCCGAGCGAAGCCGTGGCTGGGAGTATGGGATCGATCAATCGCTGCTCGATGACGACGTGGTCTTGGGGGCAACCTATTTTCGCAACGACTATCGAGACCTGATTCTCTTCGATCCAATGACCTTCACGTTGCTTAATATTGGTCAGGCTCGCTCGCATGGCGTAGAACTGACCGCTGACTGGTATATCAATCCAGCGTGGACCGTTTGGGGATCTTATACCCACACCGACACGTGGGATGCCGACACCGGCCTTCCTTTGGTGCGTCGTCCAAGGGACAAGGGTACCTTCGGCATCACACGTTACTTCGGATGCGATTGTGGTTCGATCACGTTGGCTGCCCGGATGGTCGGAAGCCGTCTCGATGCTCGCGACGGCTCCGTGGTTTTAGCGAACTACAACGTCATTGACGTGTACGGCGACTACTGGATTCGTCCCAACATGCGTTGGTTCTACAAGATCGACAACCTCTTCAACGAACAGTACGAAGAGGTCACCGGTTACGCGACTTCTGATGCCGCCATCTATAGCGGCGTCGAGTGGACTTTCTAA
- a CDS encoding metallophosphoesterase, with product MDWFLSDLHMFSRRSIYHEHEDEILSRAAEARVFVLGGDIVDFSWTTLPSVEATIDASMQWLTDLVESNRGCQFHYLLGNHDCHADFVKRLGDVAESHENFHWEPYFLRIGSAVMLHGDAVHLKNRTNLALATQRNRKHQFKQPEYRHQIYEMAIRSRLHAVVGKLANPRRVVAGRIWDYLTNEKVDMGNSVRNVYFGHTHVPMSDYAFRGIQFHNGGASISGLKFNMLPMQLDGHCHPVADNSRLA from the coding sequence ATGGATTGGTTTCTTTCCGATCTTCACATGTTTTCTCGTCGTTCGATCTACCACGAACATGAGGACGAGATTCTATCACGCGCCGCGGAAGCACGCGTTTTCGTGCTTGGCGGCGATATCGTCGACTTCTCCTGGACCACACTGCCTTCGGTCGAGGCGACGATTGATGCTTCGATGCAATGGCTTACCGATCTGGTCGAGTCGAATCGTGGTTGTCAGTTCCACTACTTGTTAGGGAATCATGACTGCCACGCCGATTTTGTGAAAAGACTCGGAGACGTCGCCGAATCGCACGAAAACTTTCACTGGGAACCTTACTTCCTGCGCATTGGCTCGGCCGTGATGTTGCACGGTGATGCGGTTCATTTGAAGAACCGAACCAATCTGGCTCTCGCTACGCAACGAAACCGGAAGCATCAATTCAAGCAGCCTGAATATCGTCACCAAATCTATGAAATGGCGATCCGTTCGCGCTTGCACGCCGTTGTCGGCAAGTTGGCCAATCCTCGTCGCGTCGTCGCGGGGCGGATTTGGGATTATTTGACGAACGAGAAAGTAGACATGGGCAATTCGGTGCGTAATGTCTATTTCGGACACACTCACGTTCCCATGAGTGATTATGCCTTTCGCGGGATTCAGTTCCACAACGGTGGGGCGTCGATTTCCGGTTTGAAGTTCAATATGCTGCCGATGCAACTCGACGGGCATTGCCATCCCGTGGCAGACAATTCTCGTCTCGCATGA
- a CDS encoding rhomboid family intramembrane serine protease, whose amino-acid sequence MRQIGKLSSETHAARFVDYLLTQGIHSKADANSQGEWSVWIHEENQVDQARTELEAFRSNPDDSRYRTAGDEAAGIRKMEQLREKERRKNVHEVKHRSVGAGAGLSGAPVTKGILIICVVIAAIGMFASNYSMKNPGLGDQIYGALSFLSPQDLQAYGISPEPNSLRTIERGQVWRLITPAFLHARSGSMAILHVGFNMYMLFMLGPILERRMGSFQFLLLNVGLALAGNLAQGVIPMYIELYGGDLAQYERYYGGVNFLGYSGVVYGLFGYLWIRSNHDPTFGIMINQSSIIILMLWFFLCWFGLMGGVANLAHTGGLVAGMLTGYIQAMSSRR is encoded by the coding sequence ATGCGCCAAATCGGTAAGCTCTCTTCCGAAACCCATGCTGCCCGCTTCGTCGACTATTTGTTGACGCAAGGCATCCACTCCAAAGCCGATGCGAATTCGCAGGGTGAGTGGTCTGTCTGGATCCACGAAGAAAACCAAGTCGATCAGGCACGAACCGAACTCGAAGCATTCCGCTCGAACCCGGATGACAGTCGCTATCGCACCGCCGGTGATGAAGCCGCTGGCATCCGCAAGATGGAGCAGCTTCGCGAGAAAGAGCGTCGCAAGAACGTCCACGAGGTGAAGCATCGCTCGGTTGGTGCGGGCGCAGGACTATCTGGGGCGCCGGTCACCAAGGGCATTCTGATCATCTGTGTCGTGATCGCCGCCATTGGGATGTTCGCGTCGAACTATTCCATGAAGAACCCAGGTCTGGGCGATCAGATCTACGGAGCACTCAGCTTTCTTTCTCCGCAAGATTTGCAAGCCTACGGAATCTCGCCAGAGCCGAACTCGCTACGCACTATTGAGCGGGGCCAAGTCTGGCGACTGATTACGCCGGCCTTTTTGCATGCCCGCAGCGGAAGCATGGCGATCTTGCATGTTGGTTTCAACATGTACATGCTCTTCATGCTCGGCCCCATCTTGGAACGCCGAATGGGCAGTTTCCAGTTCCTGCTGCTGAACGTTGGTTTGGCGCTCGCCGGTAATCTGGCCCAGGGGGTAATCCCAATGTATATCGAACTATACGGCGGCGACCTCGCTCAATACGAACGTTACTACGGCGGGGTGAACTTCCTCGGCTATTCCGGCGTTGTCTACGGGCTGTTTGGTTATCTCTGGATTCGCTCGAACCACGATCCGACCTTTGGCATCATGATTAACCAGTCGTCAATCATCATCTTGATGCTGTGGTTTTTCCTTTGTTGGTTTGGACTAATGGGTGGCGTCGCCAACCTTGCCCATACGGGCGGCCTGGTAGCCGGTATGCTCACGGGCTACATCCAAGCAATGTCCTCGCGACGGTAA
- a CDS encoding DUF1501 domain-containing protein, producing the protein MSNSNQNSGVNRRQFLAASAATAMATSVAGAMPAGNRISGQAEHVISIWLGGGMGQVDTFDPKTKGDPKSKKPGSYYESIPTCFNDVQLCEHLPKLAPIMDRVTAVRTVNHAVIDEHAAATNWMHVGRPVSGTVVYPSLGSIVAHERGAASDDVPAYVLIGYPNATRGPGFLGAQHSYLYLTETGRGPAGLSPPLGVDRARQQRRESFLTKLRSLQPETREAALKDYEATIDLSLKLSGPEFMSSFDLDREATDLREGYGGEFGQRCLLARRLVERGVRFIEVSHNLNFLNGAGWDVHNGGILEQHKLIQELDTAMAALILDLEQRKMLDKTLIVVTTEFGRPPEFDSGGGRGHQGSAFTCVLAGGGLKHSGAYGQTDELGKKIVSNPVSVPDFFATIHASMGIDYAKSLYDGDRPVPITDGGQPIKALFA; encoded by the coding sequence ATGAGCAACAGTAACCAAAATTCCGGCGTCAATCGGCGACAATTCCTGGCTGCTTCGGCAGCGACGGCCATGGCAACGTCCGTGGCCGGCGCGATGCCGGCGGGAAATCGTATCAGCGGACAGGCCGAACATGTCATCTCCATCTGGCTGGGTGGCGGCATGGGACAGGTCGATACGTTCGACCCCAAGACCAAAGGGGATCCGAAGTCCAAAAAACCTGGATCCTATTACGAATCCATCCCGACTTGTTTCAACGATGTCCAGCTGTGCGAGCACCTTCCGAAGCTGGCTCCGATTATGGATCGTGTTACGGCAGTCCGTACGGTCAATCACGCTGTGATCGACGAGCACGCCGCGGCGACCAACTGGATGCACGTGGGGCGGCCTGTCAGTGGAACGGTCGTCTATCCATCGTTAGGATCGATTGTCGCGCACGAGCGCGGAGCGGCTTCTGATGATGTGCCAGCGTACGTTCTGATTGGTTACCCGAATGCGACTCGCGGGCCAGGCTTCCTTGGAGCGCAGCACAGCTATCTCTATCTGACCGAAACGGGCCGCGGACCGGCTGGTCTTTCGCCTCCGCTAGGTGTGGATCGCGCGAGACAGCAGCGGCGTGAGAGCTTTCTGACCAAGCTTCGCAGCCTGCAACCGGAAACGCGCGAGGCTGCGTTGAAGGATTACGAGGCGACCATCGACCTCAGCTTGAAGCTGAGTGGCCCTGAATTCATGAGCAGCTTTGACCTCGACCGAGAAGCGACTGATCTGCGTGAGGGGTACGGTGGAGAGTTTGGTCAACGATGTCTACTCGCCCGACGGCTGGTTGAACGAGGCGTTCGCTTTATCGAAGTCTCGCACAACCTCAACTTCCTGAATGGCGCTGGCTGGGACGTCCACAACGGGGGAATTCTGGAACAACACAAGCTGATCCAGGAACTCGATACGGCCATGGCAGCCCTGATCCTCGATCTTGAGCAAAGGAAGATGCTCGATAAGACGTTGATCGTGGTCACCACTGAGTTCGGACGACCGCCTGAGTTTGACAGTGGCGGCGGACGTGGTCACCAAGGGTCGGCATTCACGTGCGTGCTTGCTGGTGGCGGGCTGAAGCACTCAGGTGCCTATGGTCAGACGGACGAGCTAGGAAAGAAGATTGTCAGCAACCCAGTCTCTGTCCCTGACTTCTTCGCAACCATTCACGCATCGATGGGCATTGATTATGCCAAATCGCTATACGATGGCGATCGTCCCGTTCCAATCACTGACGGTGGTCAGCCCATCAAGGCCCTGTTCGCTTAG
- the dprA gene encoding DNA-processing protein DprA, with translation MSSVDDNTLQDPEFIAALRLALSSGIGPAKVQALQNYFGSLSAALAATTSQLQAVSGIGPKVAKTIASASQLDVQRELDHCQDFGIQILTRSCEAFPELLREIADPPTLLFVKGELLPCDELAVAVVGTRHATHYGKKQAERFGYELAKAGFTIASGLARGIDAAAHRGALKAKGRTIAFLGGGVSKIYPPEHEELAAEVAANGAVVSEAAPLVSPIAGAFPQRNRLITGMSLGVVIIEAAARSGALISARMAMEQNREVFAVPGQIDNPVARGVNSLIRDGATLVQSVDDVIEQLGPLREPLQVSDGQTVLQPAELKLNEQEQQVLQHIDLTPMSLDALVARSKLPVHRVLSTLSILEMKRLIVRTNGTTVQRTA, from the coding sequence ATGAGTTCCGTCGACGACAACACGCTGCAAGATCCTGAATTTATTGCTGCCTTACGCCTGGCACTCAGTTCGGGGATCGGCCCTGCGAAAGTTCAGGCGCTGCAGAACTATTTCGGATCGCTTTCCGCAGCCCTCGCAGCAACGACAAGCCAACTTCAAGCGGTTTCTGGTATCGGGCCGAAAGTCGCCAAGACGATCGCTTCTGCCAGTCAGCTCGATGTGCAGCGCGAGCTGGATCATTGTCAGGACTTCGGTATCCAGATTTTGACGCGTTCCTGTGAAGCCTTTCCGGAGCTTCTTCGTGAGATCGCCGATCCGCCTACCTTGCTGTTTGTCAAAGGAGAGCTCCTCCCTTGTGACGAACTCGCTGTGGCAGTCGTCGGTACGCGACATGCCACGCACTACGGCAAGAAGCAGGCCGAGCGATTCGGGTATGAACTCGCCAAAGCTGGTTTCACCATCGCCAGCGGCCTCGCCCGTGGGATTGATGCCGCGGCGCATCGCGGGGCACTCAAGGCCAAGGGTCGCACAATTGCCTTCCTTGGGGGTGGCGTCTCGAAGATCTATCCGCCGGAGCACGAAGAACTTGCTGCAGAAGTGGCCGCAAACGGCGCCGTCGTTAGCGAAGCGGCACCATTGGTCAGCCCAATCGCCGGAGCATTTCCACAGCGGAATCGTTTGATTACTGGGATGAGTCTCGGCGTTGTGATCATTGAAGCCGCTGCCCGCAGTGGGGCGTTGATTTCCGCTCGCATGGCGATGGAACAGAACCGTGAGGTCTTCGCCGTGCCAGGTCAAATCGATAACCCAGTTGCTCGCGGAGTAAACAGCCTCATCCGCGATGGCGCCACGCTTGTTCAGTCGGTCGACGACGTGATCGAGCAACTCGGGCCGCTTCGCGAACCACTGCAAGTCTCCGACGGGCAAACGGTTCTTCAGCCAGCCGAGCTCAAGCTCAACGAACAGGAACAACAGGTCCTTCAGCACATCGATCTGACACCGATGTCGTTAGACGCACTGGTCGCGCGTTCCAAGTTGCCCGTGCACCGCGTTCTATCAACGCTCAGCATCTTAGAAATGAAGCGGCTAATCGTACGCACCAACGGAACGACCGTCCAGCGGACCGCCTAA
- the aroB gene encoding 3-dehydroquinate synthase produces the protein MTASDPTAFASQTVHVPLSERSYDISIGTGNLAEVGRWITSLRSVTHAVLISDANVAKHYLDPVNESLEAEGIRVTKLVVPAGEPSKSVATSQELWEKALADRVDRKSIVVALGGGVIGDLAGFIAATMTRGLDFFQIPTTLLAQVDSSVGGKVGINLPAAKNIVGCFWQPKGVLIDTAVLETLPRREYLSGLAEVVKYGVILDPEFFDYLEANVQPILDRDPTVLQKIVARSCELKAQVVAEDERETTGLRAILNYGHTYCHALETVSGYGEYLHGEAVSVGMLCASRLGEKLGVFDSEATQRQDHLLTALGLPVEVPKVDEDAILSAMQRDKKVEHGKLRFIVPHSIGKVVLTPDVPSDVAMQAWTDGYSS, from the coding sequence ATGACCGCCTCAGATCCTACCGCCTTTGCATCACAGACCGTTCACGTCCCGCTGTCTGAGCGTTCTTACGATATTTCCATCGGGACAGGCAACCTGGCGGAGGTCGGTCGGTGGATCACGTCATTAAGAAGCGTGACTCACGCCGTGCTGATTAGTGATGCCAATGTCGCCAAGCATTACCTGGATCCTGTCAACGAAAGCCTGGAAGCGGAAGGCATTCGCGTTACCAAACTGGTCGTGCCGGCAGGCGAACCAAGCAAGTCGGTAGCAACCTCCCAAGAGCTGTGGGAAAAGGCGCTGGCAGATCGAGTAGATCGTAAGTCGATTGTCGTGGCCCTGGGGGGCGGTGTGATCGGTGATCTGGCTGGTTTCATTGCGGCAACGATGACCCGTGGTCTTGATTTCTTTCAGATTCCGACCACGCTTCTCGCTCAGGTCGATAGCAGCGTCGGGGGCAAAGTCGGTATCAACTTGCCCGCGGCCAAGAACATCGTGGGATGCTTTTGGCAACCGAAAGGCGTGCTGATTGATACGGCGGTCCTGGAAACCCTTCCGCGTCGCGAGTACCTATCCGGTTTGGCGGAAGTGGTGAAGTATGGCGTGATCCTCGATCCGGAATTCTTTGATTATCTGGAAGCGAACGTTCAGCCAATCCTTGACCGTGATCCGACCGTGCTTCAGAAGATTGTTGCGCGGAGCTGTGAACTAAAGGCTCAGGTCGTCGCCGAAGACGAACGCGAAACGACCGGTCTGCGTGCGATCCTCAACTACGGCCATACGTACTGCCACGCCCTGGAAACGGTTTCCGGCTATGGCGAGTACCTTCATGGCGAGGCGGTCTCCGTCGGGATGCTCTGTGCTTCTCGCCTGGGAGAAAAACTGGGGGTCTTCGATTCGGAGGCAACCCAACGGCAAGACCATCTCCTCACGGCACTCGGGTTGCCGGTGGAAGTCCCGAAGGTGGATGAAGATGCCATTCTTTCGGCCATGCAGCGCGACAAGAAGGTCGAGCATGGCAAGCTGCGTTTCATCGTCCCGCACAGCATTGGCAAAGTGGTTCTGACACCGGACGTTCCATCAGATGTCGCCATGCAGGCCTGGACCGACGGATACTCCAGCTAG
- the nagB gene encoding glucosamine-6-phosphate deaminase, translated as MRVIIESSAEHGSQRAAAIVAQLVRKKPRAILGLATGGTPLKLYQELIRMHQSEGLDFSRVTSFNLDEYVGLPPTHPQSYRHFMTENLFRHINIDIRNTHVPDGRALDYETYGPQYEAMIAEAGGIDLQILGIGRDGHIAFNEPGSSLGSRTRLKTLAPETIRDNARFFGTEEDVPRLAITMGVGTILESKKCILLAFGKDKAEAIAATVEGPVTAQVTGSALQFHQDVVVILDEESASQLQRRSYYDEVEEAHRRLQSGEVK; from the coding sequence GTGCGTGTCATTATCGAATCTTCGGCCGAACACGGAAGTCAGCGTGCCGCCGCGATTGTCGCTCAACTGGTTCGCAAGAAACCCCGTGCTATCCTGGGTTTAGCGACCGGCGGAACCCCGCTGAAGCTCTATCAAGAACTGATTCGCATGCACCAGAGCGAAGGGCTTGATTTTTCCCGGGTTACCTCGTTTAACCTGGACGAATACGTCGGTCTTCCACCGACTCATCCCCAAAGCTATCGCCATTTCATGACGGAAAACCTATTCCGTCACATCAATATCGACATCCGCAATACCCACGTTCCCGACGGTCGGGCTCTCGATTACGAGACTTATGGACCTCAATACGAGGCCATGATCGCCGAGGCTGGCGGCATCGATCTGCAGATTCTGGGAATTGGCCGCGACGGACATATCGCGTTCAACGAACCAGGTTCATCGTTGGGAAGCCGTACTCGGTTGAAGACGCTCGCTCCGGAAACCATTCGTGACAACGCTCGCTTCTTCGGCACCGAAGAAGACGTGCCTCGGTTGGCCATCACGATGGGGGTGGGTACCATCCTCGAATCGAAGAAGTGTATACTTCTCGCTTTCGGCAAGGATAAGGCCGAAGCAATTGCCGCGACGGTCGAAGGACCAGTTACGGCACAAGTCACCGGTAGTGCATTGCAGTTCCATCAGGATGTGGTCGTGATTCTCGACGAAGAATCGGCCTCGCAATTGCAACGGCGTTCCTACTACGATGAAGTAGAGGAGGCGCATCGGCGGCTTCAATCCGGAGAAGTCAAATAA
- a CDS encoding ParA family protein: MRSIAILNQKGGVGKTTTAVNLASAIARMGHKVCVLDLDPQAHASLHLGIGVASGSESIYQVLMGEASLEDVRHEAGENLWCIPAHLDLAAAEMELAGEVGREMILRDAMEVHGEQYDYLIIDCPPSLGVLTLNALACVDEVFLPLQPHFLALHGLSKLLRTVDIVSKRINPGLKLSGVVLCLFESGTRLAGEVAGDVHEFFGQGTSEGRTWSSAEVFQTRIRRNIRLAEAPSFGQSIFDYDPNSNGAEDYTNLAREVLGLGLASKSPEETMAESAAA, from the coding sequence ATGCGGTCGATTGCTATTTTGAATCAAAAAGGGGGCGTTGGAAAAACGACCACCGCAGTCAACCTCGCTTCGGCCATCGCTCGTATGGGGCACAAGGTCTGTGTCCTGGATCTCGATCCCCAGGCACATGCCTCGCTACATCTCGGGATTGGGGTCGCTTCGGGAAGCGAATCGATCTACCAGGTGCTCATGGGCGAAGCTTCCCTGGAAGACGTCCGTCACGAAGCTGGCGAAAACCTATGGTGCATCCCCGCTCACCTCGATTTGGCCGCCGCCGAAATGGAACTGGCTGGCGAAGTTGGTCGCGAGATGATTCTTCGTGACGCGATGGAAGTCCATGGCGAGCAATACGATTACTTGATCATTGACTGTCCGCCGAGCCTGGGCGTACTTACTCTCAATGCGTTGGCTTGCGTCGATGAAGTCTTTCTACCGCTACAGCCTCACTTCCTTGCCTTGCATGGTCTGAGCAAACTGCTTCGTACGGTGGATATCGTCTCCAAACGAATCAATCCCGGCTTGAAGCTTTCCGGCGTGGTGCTTTGCCTGTTTGAGTCGGGAACGCGACTGGCCGGAGAAGTGGCCGGCGACGTTCACGAGTTCTTCGGTCAGGGTACGTCAGAAGGACGGACATGGTCCAGTGCCGAAGTGTTTCAAACGCGTATCCGTCGCAACATTCGCCTGGCAGAAGCACCTAGTTTCGGGCAATCGATTTTCGATTATGATCCGAATTCCAACGGTGCCGAAGACTATACAAACCTGGCTCGGGAAGTCTTGGGCCTCGGTTTGGCCAGCAAGTCACCCGAAGAAACCATGGCCGAATCAGCAGCGGCTTAG